From a single Pyxicephalus adspersus chromosome 11, UCB_Pads_2.0, whole genome shotgun sequence genomic region:
- the LOC140341383 gene encoding uncharacterized protein encodes MFAVTDNQNQMALPMIQVPPTTPVHMVPAPAPMQMSVQKTMPLQMLHVPPSTPVHMVPATAPMQVPVAVPMAMQTSGHPPAPPAVVTQPQPQTSVVLNMQGGSQMYDRTAMGPYGGPMAFGPISWSSSLLQCCDDIPICLLGCCCSFFFPCYLSSMFGESCCLGVLPGAMFALRTGMRERYRIPGSLLNDYCAVCCCLPCALCQMAREMKGREWRNSRLPMPWRVHDPRTM; translated from the exons ATGTTT GCAGTAACTGACAACCAGAACCAAATGGCGCTGCCAATGATCCAGGTACCACCTACAACACCAGTACATATGGTGCCGGCTCCAGCTCCCATGCAGATGTCTGTACAGAAAACCATGCCACTGCAAATGCTGCATGTCCCACCATCTACGCCTGTACATATGGTGCCAGCTACTGCACCCATGCAAGTACCAGTGGCTGTGCCCATGGCAATGCAGACTTCAGGTCATCCTCCTGCACCTCCTG CTGTAGTCACCCAGCCCCAACCACAGACTTCTGTTGTACTGAATATGCAGGGCGGCTCACAAATGTATGACCGTACGGCTATGGGACCCTATGGAGGGCCTATGGCGTTCGGACCGATCTCATGGAGCAGCAGCCTCCTCCAGTGCTGTGATGACATCCCAATAT GCTTATTGGGTTGTTGTTGCTCCTTCTTCTTTCCCTGCTACCTGTCTTCAATGTTTGGTGAATCGTGCTGTCTTGGAGTGCTGCCCGGTGCAATGTTCGCATTGCGCACGGGAATGAGAGAACGTTACAGAATACCA GGAAGTCTTCTGAACGACTACTGTGCCGTTTGCTGCTGCTTGCCCTGTGCCCTCTGCCAGATGGCCCGAGAAATGAAAGGGAGAGAGTGGCGGAATAGCAGATTACCGATGCCATGGAGGGTGCATGATCCAAGAACCATGTAG
- the LOC140340766 gene encoding cornifelin homolog B-like yields the protein MSAQQVTMTYPVSTQPQMVQLMTTSASSSSWNSDVFDCCDDCGICLCGTFFPICLACKVASDYGECCCLPVVGGAMLAMRTGLRERHRIPGTICNDCACLTFCGPCSVCQMARELKARR from the exons ATGTCTGCACAACAA gtcacCATGACTTACCCAGTGAGCACCCAGCCTCAGATGGTACAGCTAATGACCACTTCAGCAAGTTCCAGCAGCTGGAATTCTGATGTCTTTGACTGCTGTGATGATTGTGGAATCT GTCTCTGTGGAACATTCTTTCCTATATGTTTAGCCTGTAAAGTGGCTTCAGATTATGGGGAATGCTGCTGCTTGCCAGTGGTTGGTGGTGCCATGCTTGCCATGCGTACAGGACTCAGGGAACGACACCGTATTccg GGTACTATCTGTAATGACTGTGCATGCCTCACATTCTGCGGACCTTGCTCGGTGTGTCAGATGGCGCGTGAACTTAAGGCCAGGAGATGA